In a single window of the Neodiprion virginianus isolate iyNeoVirg1 chromosome 1, iyNeoVirg1.1, whole genome shotgun sequence genome:
- the LOC124301562 gene encoding DNA-directed RNA polymerase III subunit RPC1 isoform X1, whose amino-acid sequence MVKELYRETAVARKISHVTFGIDNRHNMERQAHIHVVSKNLYSQDSHRSPVPYGVLDRKMGTCSNQDSCTTCGKTLNECIGHFGYIDLELPVFHVGYFRSVINILQTICKKCSHVMLKETEKKSYMLRVLNPNIGYLTRKALRKQILEKAKKNSTCPNCGDLNGTIKKAGLLKIVHEKYKNKKTVDMAVKRRLAEYNNVLEENRELEGILQSGLLHVLNPIEVQGILERIPVSDVPLLLMNPDCSLPKDLILTRIPVPPICIRPSVVSDVKAGTNEDNLTMKLSEIVFINDVIQKHRQSGAKVQMYNEDWEFLQLHCALYVNSEMSGIPLNMQPKKSGRGLVQRLKGKQGRFRGNLSGKRVDFSSRTVISPDPNLRIEQVGVPIYVAKILTYPERVNASNIELMRKLVQNGPDVHPGANFVQQRSTEFKKFLRYGNRLKISQELKYGDIVERHLRDDDVVLFNRQPSLHKLSIMAHKAKVLEHRTFRFNECVCTPYNADFDGDEMNLHLPQTEEARAEALVLMGNKSNLVTPRNGELLIAATQDFITGGYLLTQKDTFLNKSQACQLASCLLAGDDASMNIDLPEPAIMKPVELWTGKQIFSLILKPNKKCPIRANLKTKGRAYTSNEELCINDSFVIIRNSELLAGSMDKSTLGSGSKQNIFYVLLRDWGEDASTTAMWRLARVASYYLMNRGFSIGISDVTPGQGLLKAKHDLLTAGYSKCTEYITQMESGRLICQPGCSEEESLEAMILKELSVIRDHAGKACLKELHPSNSPLVMALSGSKGSFINISQMIACVGQQAISGKRVPNGFEDRALPHFGRHSKVPAAKGFVENSFYSGLTPTEFFFHTMGGREGLVDTAVKTAETGYMQRRLVKSLEDLCLHYDMTVRNSVGDIVQILYGGDGLDPTYMEGKDCPVDYKRVLDHTRAKSPYRDEQPLDGTSVISATTELLKSEDYSCLSDEFKQELETFLKSVAHKINRLRHNATSKSSAVQQLERLTVSQLVEFMHTCKEKYMRAKIEPGTAVGALAAQSIGEPGTQMTLKTFHFAGVASMNITQGVPRIKEIINANSNISTPIITAALENDTDPEFARRVKGRIEKTTLGEVTEYIEEVYLPDDCFLLIKLDVDRIKLLKLEVDANSIRYSICTSKLHLNPKLVNVRGDSIITVNPNKQKLNINYALMQLKETVPNVVIKGLPSVARAVIHNDDSTGKTRYRLFVEGDNMREVMATPGVLGKKTTSNNTMEVFKTLGIEAARATIMTEIKLVMENHGMSIDRRHPMLVADLMTSRGEVLGITRHGLSKMKESVLNLASFEKTADHLFDAAYYGQKDTISGVSESIIVGIPVPVGTGIFKLLHKAEDSKPERRQLIFDDPQYHKKITKPTTS is encoded by the exons TTCCCATGTCACGTTTGGAATTGACAACCGTCATAACATGGAGCGGCAAGCCCATATCCATGTCGTCTCCAAAAATCTCTACAGTCAGGACAGCCATCGTTCGCCAGTGCCTTATGGTGTTCTCGATAGAAAAATG GGAACATGCTCCAATCAGGACAGCTGTACCACATGTGGTAAAACATTGAACGAATGTATCGGGCACTTTGGATACATTGATTTGGAACTGCCAGTATTTCATGTGGGATATTTTAGATCTGTGATAAACATCCTTCAAACAATATGCAAG AAATGTTCACACGTGATGCTgaaagagacagagaaaaaaagttacatGTTGCGTGTATTGAATCCAAATATAGGATACTTGACTCGTAAAGCACTGAGAAAACAAATACTGGAAAAGGCAAAGAAAAATTCTACGTGTCCAAATTGTGGGGATTTAAATGGAACAATTAAAAAAGCAGGgttgttaaaaattgttcatgAGAAAtataagaacaaaaaaacagtTGATATGGCGGTGAAACGAAGACTGGCCGAATATAACAATGTATTGGAAGAGAACAGAGAACTAGAAGGGATTCTTCAAAGTGGACTGCTTCATGTCTTGAACCCCATTGAG GTTCAAGGTATCCTGGAGCGTATACCAGTATCAGATGTGCCTCTTCTGCTAATGAATCCTGACTGTTCGCTACcaaaagatttaattttaacAAGAATTCCCGTGCCTCCAATTTGCATTAGGCCGAGCGTTGTCTCCGACGTAAAGGCAGGCACAAATGAGGATAATTTAACAATGAAACTGTCAGAAATTGTCTTCATTAATGACGTTATTCAAAAACATAGACAAAGCGGAGCCAAGGTGCAGATGTATAACGAAGATTGGGAATTTTTGCAGTTGCATTGCGCTCTTTATGTCAATAGCGAAATGTCCGGTATCCCACTAAACATGCAG CCTAAAAAGTCTGGTCGAGGTTTAGTTCAGCGCCTCAAAGGAAAACAAGGCAGATTTCGCGGCAACTTATCTGGAAAACGTGTTGATTTTTCGAGCAGAACTGTGATTTCGCCAGATCCCAATTTACGCATTGAACAG GTAGGAGTACCGATTTATGTTGCAAAAATCTTGACATATCCAGAAAGGGTGAATGCTTCTAACATAGAATTAATGCGTAAATTGGTGCAAAATGGTCCTGACGTTCACCCAGGAGCTAATTTTGTACAACAAAGAAGtacagaatttaaaaaatttttgcgcTATGGAAATAGATTGAAGATTTCCCAGGAACTAAAG tatggAGACATCGTTGAGAGACATCTCCGAGACGACGATGTTGTCTTATTCAATCGACAACCTTCACTACATAAGCTCAGTATAATGGCTCATAAAGCCAAAGTATTAGAACACCGAACCTTCAGATTTAACGAATGTGTCTGCACGCCTTACAATGCCGACTTTGATGGTGATGAAATGAACCTACATTTACCACAAACTGAGGAAGCTAGAGCCGAGGCACTAGTATTAATGGGG AACAAATCAAATTTAGTAACACCGCGAAATGGCGAGCTGCTGATCGCTGCTACTCAGGATTTTATAACTGGTGGATATCTTTTAACGCAAAAGGATACATTCCTCAATAAATCGCAAGCTTGTCAATTGGCGAGTTGTCTTCTGGCGGGAGATGATGCATCAATGAACATTGATCTGCCAGAACCAGCTATTATGAAACCAGTAGAACTGTGGACGggtaaacaaatttttagtttGATACTAAAgccgaataaaaaatgtccaaTTAGAGCCAACTTGAAAACCAAGGGCAGAGCATACACTAGTAACGAAGAGCTGTGCATTAATGATTCGT TTGTAATAATCCGTAATTCTGAACTCCTCGCTGGATCTATGGACAAGTCTACGCTAGGTTCCGGATCtaagcaaaatattttttacgttttattGAGAGACTGGGGAGAAGACGCTTCAACGACAGCTATGTGGCGTTTAGCTCGAGTTGCAAGCTACTATCTTATGAACAGAGGTTTTTCAATTGGAATCAGTGACGTCACACCTGgacaaggcctgctcaaagctAAACACGATCTTCTTACTGCTGG GTATTCGAAGTGTACTGAATACATAACTCAAATGGAATCTGGAAGGTTGATTTGTCAGCCAGGTTGTTCTGAAGAAGAAAGTCTGGAGGcaatgattttgaaagaattatCTGTTATTCGTGATCACGCAGGAAAAGCCTGTTTGAAGGAACTGCATCCAAGTAACAGTCCCCTGGTCATGGCTCTCTCTGGTAGCAAGGGCAGCTTTATTAACATTTCACAAATGATTG CTTGCGTCGGACAACAAGCTATCAGTGGGAAACGTGTACCAAACGGGTTTGAGGATCGTGCTCTGCCGCACTTTGGGCGTCATTCCAAAGTTCCCGCAGCCAAAGGCTTTGTAGAAAACTCATTCTATTCTGGTCTTACTCCAACTGAATTCTTTTTCCACACAATGGGAGGCAGAGAAGGTCTCGTAGACACAGCTGTAAAAACTGCAGAGACAGGATATATGCAAAGAAGATTGGTCAAAAGTTTGGAGGATCTTTGCCTCCACTATGATATGACGGTCAGAAATTCTGTCGGAGATATTGTGCAAATTTTGTATGGCGGAGATGGTTTAGATCCAACGTACATGGAGG GAAAGGACTGTCCAGTCGATTATAAAAGAGTCTTGGATCACACACGAGCAAAGTCTCCCTACAGAGATGAGCAACCTTTGGATGGAACAAGTGTAATTAGTGCTACGACTGAGCTGTTGAAATCTGAGGACTACTCATGCCTGAGTGACGAGTTTAAGCAAGAACTAGA AACATTCCTGAAGTCCGTCGCGCACAAGATAAATAGGCTGCGACACAATGCTACGTCAAAATCCTCAGCTGTTCAACAATTGGAACGTCTCACGGTATCTCAATTGGTGGAATTTATGCATACGTGTAAGGAAAAATACATGAGAGCAAAGATTGAACCAGGCACAGCGGTTGGAGCTCTTGCTGCACAAAGTATTGGTGAACCAGGCACTCAAATGACATTAAAAACTTTCCACTTTGCTGGTGTCGCCTCCATGAATATTACACAGGGTGTTCCTCGTATAAAAGAAATCATTAATGCTAATAGTAATATCAGTACACCTATCATTACCGCCGCTTTG GAAAATGATACAGATCCAGAATTTGCAAGACGAGTTAAAGGtagaatagaaaaaacaacattAGGTGAAGTTACGGAATACATCGAAGAAGTATATCTACCAGATGActgttttcttttaattaaGTTAGATGTCGACAGGATAAAACTTCTGAAATTGGAAGTTGATGCAAATTCTATTCGTTACTC AATTTGCACATCGAAACTTCATCTAAATCCAAAACTCGTCAATGTAAGAGGGGATTCAATTATTACAGTGAATCCTAACAAGCAGAAACTTAACATAAACTATGCTCTCATGCAACTCAAAGAAACTGTTCCAAACGTTGTCATAAAG GGTCTGCCGTCTGTTGCCAGAGCAGTAATTCACAATGACGACTCCACCGGAAAGACTAGATACAGATTGTTCGTTGAAGGTGATAATATGCGCGAGGTCATGGCCACGCCTGGGGTCTTAGGGAAAAAAACTACATCTAATAATACGATGGAG GTATTCAAAACATTGGGAATTGAGGCTGCTCGAGCAACGATCATGACGGAGATCAAATTAGTAATGGAGAATCATGGTATGAGCATAGACAGGCGTCATCCTATGTTAGTAGCTGATTTAATGACTAGCAGAGGGGAAGTTCTTGGCATCACCCGTCATGGTCTTTCTAAAATGAAAGAGTCTGTGCTCAACTTAGCCTCT TTTGAGAAAACAGCAGACCATCTATTCGACGCAGCTTACTACGGACAGAAGGATACCATCTCTGGCGTATCCGAGTCAATTATCGTTGGTATTCCAGTCCCTGTTGGCACAGGAATCTTCAAGTTACTTCACAA agcTGAGGATAGTAAACCTGAAAGGAGACAGCTGATATTTGATGACCCGCAATATCACAAGAAGATAACGAAACCTACCACGTCCTAG
- the LOC124301562 gene encoding DNA-directed RNA polymerase III subunit RPC1 isoform X2 produces MVKELYRETAVARKISHVTFGIDNRHNMERQAHIHVVSKNLYSQDSHRSPVPYGVLDRKMGTCSNQDSCTTCGKTLNECIGHFGYIDLELPVFHVGYFRSVINILQTICKKCSHVMLKETEKKSYMLRVLNPNIGYLTRKALRKQILEKAKKNSTCPNCGDLNGTIKKAGLLKIVHEKYKNKKTVDMAVKRRLAEYNNVLEENRELEGILQSGLLHVLNPIEVQGILERIPVSDVPLLLMNPDCSLPKDLILTRIPVPPICIRPSVVSDVKAGTNEDNLTMKLSEIVFINDVIQKHRQSGAKVQMYNEDWEFLQLHCALYVNSEMSGIPLNMQPKKSGRGLVQRLKGKQGRFRGNLSGKRVDFSSRTVISPDPNLRIEQVGVPIYVAKILTYPERVNASNIELMRKLVQNGPDVHPGANFVQQRSTEFKKFLRYGNRLKISQELKYGDIVERHLRDDDVVLFNRQPSLHKLSIMAHKAKVLEHRTFRFNECVCTPYNADFDGDEMNLHLPQTEEARAEALVLMGNKSNLVTPRNGELLIAATQDFITGGYLLTQKDTFLNKSQACQLASCLLAGDDASMNIDLPEPAIMKPVELWTGKQIFSLILKPNKKCPIRANLKTKGRAYTSNEELCINDSFVIIRNSELLAGSMDKSTLGSGSKQNIFYVLLRDWGEDASTTAMWRLARVASYYLMNRGFSIGISDVTPGQGLLKAKHDLLTAGYSKCTEYITQMESGRLICQPGCSEEESLEAMILKELSVIRDHAGKACLKELHPSNSPLVMALSGSKGSFINISQMIACVGQQAISGKRVPNGFEDRALPHFGRHSKVPAAKGFVENSFYSGLTPTEFFFHTMGGREGLVDTAVKTAETGYMQRRLVKSLEDLCLHYDMTVRNSVGDIVQILYGGDGLDPTYMEGKDCPVDYKRVLDHTRAKSPYRDEQPLDGTSVISATTELLKSEDYSCLSDEFKQELETFLKSVAHKINRLRHNATSKSSAVQQLERLTVSQLVEFMHTCKEKYMRAKIEPGTAVGALAAQSIGEPGTQMTLKTFHFAGVASMNITQGVPRIKEIINANSNISTPIITAALENDTDPEFARRVKGRIEKTTLGEVTEYIEEVYLPDDCFLLIKLDVDRIKLLKLEVDANSIRYSICTSKLHLNPKLVNVRGDSIITVNPNKQKLNINYALMQLKETVPNVVIKVNSSRIIGSAVCCQSSNSQ; encoded by the exons TTCCCATGTCACGTTTGGAATTGACAACCGTCATAACATGGAGCGGCAAGCCCATATCCATGTCGTCTCCAAAAATCTCTACAGTCAGGACAGCCATCGTTCGCCAGTGCCTTATGGTGTTCTCGATAGAAAAATG GGAACATGCTCCAATCAGGACAGCTGTACCACATGTGGTAAAACATTGAACGAATGTATCGGGCACTTTGGATACATTGATTTGGAACTGCCAGTATTTCATGTGGGATATTTTAGATCTGTGATAAACATCCTTCAAACAATATGCAAG AAATGTTCACACGTGATGCTgaaagagacagagaaaaaaagttacatGTTGCGTGTATTGAATCCAAATATAGGATACTTGACTCGTAAAGCACTGAGAAAACAAATACTGGAAAAGGCAAAGAAAAATTCTACGTGTCCAAATTGTGGGGATTTAAATGGAACAATTAAAAAAGCAGGgttgttaaaaattgttcatgAGAAAtataagaacaaaaaaacagtTGATATGGCGGTGAAACGAAGACTGGCCGAATATAACAATGTATTGGAAGAGAACAGAGAACTAGAAGGGATTCTTCAAAGTGGACTGCTTCATGTCTTGAACCCCATTGAG GTTCAAGGTATCCTGGAGCGTATACCAGTATCAGATGTGCCTCTTCTGCTAATGAATCCTGACTGTTCGCTACcaaaagatttaattttaacAAGAATTCCCGTGCCTCCAATTTGCATTAGGCCGAGCGTTGTCTCCGACGTAAAGGCAGGCACAAATGAGGATAATTTAACAATGAAACTGTCAGAAATTGTCTTCATTAATGACGTTATTCAAAAACATAGACAAAGCGGAGCCAAGGTGCAGATGTATAACGAAGATTGGGAATTTTTGCAGTTGCATTGCGCTCTTTATGTCAATAGCGAAATGTCCGGTATCCCACTAAACATGCAG CCTAAAAAGTCTGGTCGAGGTTTAGTTCAGCGCCTCAAAGGAAAACAAGGCAGATTTCGCGGCAACTTATCTGGAAAACGTGTTGATTTTTCGAGCAGAACTGTGATTTCGCCAGATCCCAATTTACGCATTGAACAG GTAGGAGTACCGATTTATGTTGCAAAAATCTTGACATATCCAGAAAGGGTGAATGCTTCTAACATAGAATTAATGCGTAAATTGGTGCAAAATGGTCCTGACGTTCACCCAGGAGCTAATTTTGTACAACAAAGAAGtacagaatttaaaaaatttttgcgcTATGGAAATAGATTGAAGATTTCCCAGGAACTAAAG tatggAGACATCGTTGAGAGACATCTCCGAGACGACGATGTTGTCTTATTCAATCGACAACCTTCACTACATAAGCTCAGTATAATGGCTCATAAAGCCAAAGTATTAGAACACCGAACCTTCAGATTTAACGAATGTGTCTGCACGCCTTACAATGCCGACTTTGATGGTGATGAAATGAACCTACATTTACCACAAACTGAGGAAGCTAGAGCCGAGGCACTAGTATTAATGGGG AACAAATCAAATTTAGTAACACCGCGAAATGGCGAGCTGCTGATCGCTGCTACTCAGGATTTTATAACTGGTGGATATCTTTTAACGCAAAAGGATACATTCCTCAATAAATCGCAAGCTTGTCAATTGGCGAGTTGTCTTCTGGCGGGAGATGATGCATCAATGAACATTGATCTGCCAGAACCAGCTATTATGAAACCAGTAGAACTGTGGACGggtaaacaaatttttagtttGATACTAAAgccgaataaaaaatgtccaaTTAGAGCCAACTTGAAAACCAAGGGCAGAGCATACACTAGTAACGAAGAGCTGTGCATTAATGATTCGT TTGTAATAATCCGTAATTCTGAACTCCTCGCTGGATCTATGGACAAGTCTACGCTAGGTTCCGGATCtaagcaaaatattttttacgttttattGAGAGACTGGGGAGAAGACGCTTCAACGACAGCTATGTGGCGTTTAGCTCGAGTTGCAAGCTACTATCTTATGAACAGAGGTTTTTCAATTGGAATCAGTGACGTCACACCTGgacaaggcctgctcaaagctAAACACGATCTTCTTACTGCTGG GTATTCGAAGTGTACTGAATACATAACTCAAATGGAATCTGGAAGGTTGATTTGTCAGCCAGGTTGTTCTGAAGAAGAAAGTCTGGAGGcaatgattttgaaagaattatCTGTTATTCGTGATCACGCAGGAAAAGCCTGTTTGAAGGAACTGCATCCAAGTAACAGTCCCCTGGTCATGGCTCTCTCTGGTAGCAAGGGCAGCTTTATTAACATTTCACAAATGATTG CTTGCGTCGGACAACAAGCTATCAGTGGGAAACGTGTACCAAACGGGTTTGAGGATCGTGCTCTGCCGCACTTTGGGCGTCATTCCAAAGTTCCCGCAGCCAAAGGCTTTGTAGAAAACTCATTCTATTCTGGTCTTACTCCAACTGAATTCTTTTTCCACACAATGGGAGGCAGAGAAGGTCTCGTAGACACAGCTGTAAAAACTGCAGAGACAGGATATATGCAAAGAAGATTGGTCAAAAGTTTGGAGGATCTTTGCCTCCACTATGATATGACGGTCAGAAATTCTGTCGGAGATATTGTGCAAATTTTGTATGGCGGAGATGGTTTAGATCCAACGTACATGGAGG GAAAGGACTGTCCAGTCGATTATAAAAGAGTCTTGGATCACACACGAGCAAAGTCTCCCTACAGAGATGAGCAACCTTTGGATGGAACAAGTGTAATTAGTGCTACGACTGAGCTGTTGAAATCTGAGGACTACTCATGCCTGAGTGACGAGTTTAAGCAAGAACTAGA AACATTCCTGAAGTCCGTCGCGCACAAGATAAATAGGCTGCGACACAATGCTACGTCAAAATCCTCAGCTGTTCAACAATTGGAACGTCTCACGGTATCTCAATTGGTGGAATTTATGCATACGTGTAAGGAAAAATACATGAGAGCAAAGATTGAACCAGGCACAGCGGTTGGAGCTCTTGCTGCACAAAGTATTGGTGAACCAGGCACTCAAATGACATTAAAAACTTTCCACTTTGCTGGTGTCGCCTCCATGAATATTACACAGGGTGTTCCTCGTATAAAAGAAATCATTAATGCTAATAGTAATATCAGTACACCTATCATTACCGCCGCTTTG GAAAATGATACAGATCCAGAATTTGCAAGACGAGTTAAAGGtagaatagaaaaaacaacattAGGTGAAGTTACGGAATACATCGAAGAAGTATATCTACCAGATGActgttttcttttaattaaGTTAGATGTCGACAGGATAAAACTTCTGAAATTGGAAGTTGATGCAAATTCTATTCGTTACTC AATTTGCACATCGAAACTTCATCTAAATCCAAAACTCGTCAATGTAAGAGGGGATTCAATTATTACAGTGAATCCTAACAAGCAGAAACTTAACATAAACTATGCTCTCATGCAACTCAAAGAAACTGTTCCAAACGTTGTCATAAAGGTGAATTCTTCCCGTATAATAG GGTCTGCCGTCTGTTGCCAGAGCAGTAATTCACAATGA